From one Rosa rugosa chromosome 4, drRosRugo1.1, whole genome shotgun sequence genomic stretch:
- the LOC133745610 gene encoding uncharacterized protein LOC133745610 — translation MHSRILSVAAVIYKVGRTSSSTIWVLPNIQADLRRGLASARSGRTADPAVHAGDFDADPVVTTGDPEAPENVTKEKLVDEEHIDTEDSRRCRGTEPLSPPKPPYAGSSRLESTGVNQQPLDPTFQQKRSLATVGGANSLEDLSCAGLDGSPWPKDTEKQQTDREEQQEDEQEYYKHHQASPLSEIKVADTRKPITRATDRTADAREEYGAGREVIGWRPEQLDTAEEALLRAARIWKENAMRGDPDAPQSRVLRLLLRERGDSTTEYVID, via the exons ATGCATTCGAGAATATTATCAGTGGCTGCAGTTATATATAAAGTAGGAAGGACGTCGTCGAGTACTATTTGGGTCTTGCCTAATATTCAAGCTGATCTTCGGAGAGGACTTGCCTCGGCCAGATCCGGTCGTACTGCGGACCCTGCCGTTCACGCTGGGGACTTTGACGCTGACCCTGTTGTCACAACAGGAGATCCGGAA GCTCCAGAAAATGTTACAAAGGAGAAATTGGTTGATGAAGAACATATAGATACAGAAGACAGCCGTAGATGCAGAGGAACAGAACCACTGTCACCACCTAAACCTCCATATGCTGGTTCCTCCAGGCTAGAGAGCACAGGGGTAAACCAGCAGCCTTTGGATCCAACCTTTCAGCAGAAGCGTAGCCTTGCAACCGTAGGTGGAGCTAATTCATTAGAAGACTTGAGCTGTGCAGGGCTTGACGGCTCGCCATGGCCAAAGGACACGGAAAAACAGCAGACAGATAGGGAAGAGCAACAAGAGGATGAACAAGAGTACTACAAGCATCATCAGGCGTCACCCTTGTCAGAGATTAAGGTGGCCGATACGCGAAAGCCCATTACCCGCGCCACAGACAGGACAGCCGACGCTAGGGAAGAATATGGCGCAGGTAGAGAGGTGATTGGATGGAGGCCTGAGCAGCTGGATACAGCCGAGGAGGCACTGCTTAGAGCTGCAAGGATATGGAAGGAGAATGCCATGCGTGGTGACCCTGATGCTCCTCAATCTAGGGTTCTCAGACTACTACTGCGTGAACGCGGAGATTCAACTACAGAATATGTGATCGATTAA
- the LOC133745348 gene encoding uncharacterized protein LOC133745348: MKNHMHVCNSSSDDEKIIISDESSGSVSSIEPYCWWRSAAKYDEYVKLQFEGGLPDVSRLTTRMRVFKELERLALVASGSTTTREYHYHYSEGGVNELRHKLLTYRSGDFWMPIGGISKEKMDIPPVATILLVGFSASGKSSLVNLMYSILGRSGLIPFAQTSSSSGSGRTKLLKEHNVVRSLRSGFCVYDSGGFDYNEISETSVGEELSSWMNDGVHQNQECLRSGDLDDVPHHDGAGDDTHDRHVDFRTMSNYKWSSKFVRRTVNSVMVVANMAEIYKAFKAGDSKPMEATRQLFCSSAFRNCNDEKPILILTHGDMLSTEERIEGRLKICECVGVSETTGVYDIVCLTEFGFLAEESDPVSAYALTEAVYRALLISDRTHLPKKTHQDWALLVLSWIMCFIASLFALIAEICFKLGGGGRQRDRHKLLHGS; encoded by the exons ATGAAGAACCATATGCATGTATGTAATTCGAGCAGTGACGATGAGAAGATTATAATTAGTGATGAGTCGTCAGGATCAGTATCATCAATAGAACCTTACTGCTGGTGGAGATCGGCGGCAAAGTACGATGAGTATGTTAAGCTCCAATTTGAGGGCGGCCTGCCAGACGTGTCAAGGCTGACAACAAGGATGAGAGTGTTCAAAGAGTTGGAGAGATTAGCTTTGGTTGCTAGTGGCTCTACTACTACTCGTGAATATCATTATCATTACAGTGAAGGTGGTGTGAATGAGCTCAGGCACAAGCTCCTCACGTATCGATCAGGAGATTTCTGGATGCCTATTGGAGGAATTAGTAAGGAGAAGATGGACATTCCACCAGTGGCCACAATTCTCTTGGTCGGTTTCTCTGCTTCCGGCAAGAGCTCGCTTGTCAATCTAATGTATAGTATTTTGGGTCGCTCTGGACTCATACCTTTTGCTCAAACATCCTCCTCCTCAG GAAGTGGTAGAACCAAGCTTTTGAAAGAGCACAATGTAGTGAGGTCTTTGCGTAGTGGGTTTTGCGTGTACGACTCAGGGGGATTCGATTACAATGAAATCAGTGAAACTAGTGTTGGTGAAGAATTGTCAAGTTGGATGAATGATGGGGTTCACCAGAACCAAGAATGCTTAAGATCGGGAGATCTGGACGACGTCCCTCATCATGATGGTGCAGGTGATGATACTCATGATAGGCATGTCGATTTTCGAACTATGTCAAATTATAAATGGTCTTCAAAGTTTGTGAGGAGAACAGTGAATTCTGTTATGGTGGTGGCTAACATGGCAGAGATCTACAAGGCATTTAAAGCTGGTGATTCTAAGCCAATGGAGGCCACAAGACAGCTTTTCTGCTCAAGTGCATTCCGAAATTGCA ATGATGAGAAGCCTATCTTGATCTTGACACATGGTGACATGTTATCAACTGAAGAAAGGATTGAAGGGCGGCTTAAAATATGTGAATGTGTAGGTGTATCAGAGACGACCGGAGTATATGACATCGTGTGTCTTACCGAGTTTGGATTTCTCGCAGAAGAATCAGACCCGGTTTCAGCTTATGCCCTCACAGAAGCAGTATATAGGGCATTGCTCATATCGGACAGGACCCACTTACCGAAGAAAACACATCAGGACTGGGCATTGCTTGTATTATCCTGGATTATGTGCTTCATCGCTTCTCTCTTTGCTCTCATTGCTGAGATTTGCTTCAAACTCGGAGGAGGTGGACGTCAGAGGGATCGGCACAAGCTACTTCATGGTAGCTAG
- the LOC133745353 gene encoding uncharacterized protein LOC133745353 isoform X2 yields the protein MEEKRELLSSVAKSITASPIQELSHLAQRCNAINLAEGFPDFPAPSHIKDAAISAINSDFNQYRHVQGICDYVAIVMNQMHGLDVNPLTDVAICCGQTEAFAAATFAIIDKGDEVVLFDPCYETYEGCIKMAGGVPVYVPLDPPHWTLDPNKFIKSFSGRTKAVILNSPHNPTGKVFTKDELEIIAGECRTRNCLAITDEVYEHITFNSEKHISLASFPGMRERTIITSSLSKTFSVTGWRVGWAIAPAFIASAIRNIHVKVTDSAPAPFQEAALTALRSPPEYFESLRSVRIMNQGETTSSIYLPELDSRFISSLRVHSFYLQRYLKIAHFLM from the exons atggaaGAGAAACGAGAATTGTTATCCAGTGTAGCAAAGAGCATTACAGCATCACCAATTCAGGAACTGTCCCATCTTGCCCAGAGATGCAACGCCATCAACCTCGCCGAAGGTTTTCCAGACTTCCCTGCACCTTCCCACATCAAAGACGCTGCCATTTCCGCCATCAATTCCGACTTCAATCAGTACAG GCACGTGCAAGGAATATGTGACTACGTGGCAATCGTAATGAACCAAATGCACGGATTAGATGTCAACCCTCTCACTGATGTAGCTATTTGTTGTGGCCAAACTGAAGCATTTGCTGCAGCAACGTTTGCAA TAATAGACAAGGGTGATGAAGTTGTACTGTTTGACCCGTGTTATGAAACATATGAAGGATGTATTAAGATGGCTGGGGGAGTCCCT GTATATGTGCCCCTTGATCCACCTCACTGGACCTTGGACCCTAACAAATTCATCAAGTCTTTTTCTGGGAGAACAAAAGCCGTAATACTCAACAG TCCTCACAATCCAACCGGCAAAGTTTTCACCAAAGATGAACTTGAGATTATTGCTGGAGAATGCCGCACCAGGAACTGCCTAGCTATAACAGATGAA GTATATGAACATATAACATTTAACAGTGAGAAGCATATATCCCTTGCCTCGTTTCCAGGAATGAGAGAGCGGACCATCATCACATCTTCCTTATCTAAAACGTTCAGTGTCACAG GATGGAGGGTTGGATGGGCAATTGCTCCAGCTTTTATTGCCTCTGCAATCAGAAACATTCATGTTAAAGTTACAGATTCTGCACCAGCACCTTTCCAAGAAGCTGCCTTGACTGCTTTGAGAAGTCCCCCTGAATACTTTGAATCATTGAGAAGTGTAAG GATTATGAATCAAGGAGAGACTACATCGTCAATTTACTTGCCAGAATTGGATTCAAGATTCATTTCAAGCCTCAGGGTGCATTCTTTTTATTTGCAGAGATACCTGAAAATTGCCCACTTTCTGAT GTAG
- the LOC133745353 gene encoding uncharacterized protein LOC133745353 isoform X1, producing the protein MEEKRELLSSVAKSITASPIQELSHLAQRCNAINLAEGFPDFPAPSHIKDAAISAINSDFNQYRHVQGICDYVAIVMNQMHGLDVNPLTDVAICCGQTEAFAAATFAIIDKGDEVVLFDPCYETYEGCIKMAGGVPVYVPLDPPHWTLDPNKFIKSFSGRTKAVILNSPHNPTGKVFTKDELEIIAGECRTRNCLAITDEVYEHITFNSEKHISLASFPGMRERTIITSSLSKTFSVTGWRVGWAIAPAFIASAIRNIHVKVTDSAPAPFQEAALTALRSPPEYFESLRSDYESRRDYIVNLLARIGFKIHFKPQGAFFLFAEIPENCPLSDVEYVRKLIQQAGVVAVPGCGFFHADSSVEKLSQEGYNYQDRYIRFAFCKSDHTLASAAKRLGELLDAAGCLKLK; encoded by the exons atggaaGAGAAACGAGAATTGTTATCCAGTGTAGCAAAGAGCATTACAGCATCACCAATTCAGGAACTGTCCCATCTTGCCCAGAGATGCAACGCCATCAACCTCGCCGAAGGTTTTCCAGACTTCCCTGCACCTTCCCACATCAAAGACGCTGCCATTTCCGCCATCAATTCCGACTTCAATCAGTACAG GCACGTGCAAGGAATATGTGACTACGTGGCAATCGTAATGAACCAAATGCACGGATTAGATGTCAACCCTCTCACTGATGTAGCTATTTGTTGTGGCCAAACTGAAGCATTTGCTGCAGCAACGTTTGCAA TAATAGACAAGGGTGATGAAGTTGTACTGTTTGACCCGTGTTATGAAACATATGAAGGATGTATTAAGATGGCTGGGGGAGTCCCT GTATATGTGCCCCTTGATCCACCTCACTGGACCTTGGACCCTAACAAATTCATCAAGTCTTTTTCTGGGAGAACAAAAGCCGTAATACTCAACAG TCCTCACAATCCAACCGGCAAAGTTTTCACCAAAGATGAACTTGAGATTATTGCTGGAGAATGCCGCACCAGGAACTGCCTAGCTATAACAGATGAA GTATATGAACATATAACATTTAACAGTGAGAAGCATATATCCCTTGCCTCGTTTCCAGGAATGAGAGAGCGGACCATCATCACATCTTCCTTATCTAAAACGTTCAGTGTCACAG GATGGAGGGTTGGATGGGCAATTGCTCCAGCTTTTATTGCCTCTGCAATCAGAAACATTCATGTTAAAGTTACAGATTCTGCACCAGCACCTTTCCAAGAAGCTGCCTTGACTGCTTTGAGAAGTCCCCCTGAATACTTTGAATCATTGAGAAGT GATTATGAATCAAGGAGAGACTACATCGTCAATTTACTTGCCAGAATTGGATTCAAGATTCATTTCAAGCCTCAGGGTGCATTCTTTTTATTTGCAGAGATACCTGAAAATTGCCCACTTTCTGAT GTAGAGTATGTTAGAAAGCTAATACAACAAGCAGGGGTAGTGGCTGTGCCAGGATGTGGATTTTTTCATGCAGACTCATCTGTGGAGAAACTTTCTCAGGAGGGTTATAACTATCAGGATAGATACATCAGGTTTGCTTTCTGTAAAAGTGATCATACTTTGGCTTCTGCAGCAAAAAGACTTGGGGAGCTTTTGGATGCTGCAGGGTGTCTCAAGCTAAAATAA